A DNA window from Haloactinospora alba contains the following coding sequences:
- a CDS encoding ribonucleotide-diphosphate reductase subunit beta: MTHAFDTDTTGLGEIHRDAGRVAVDEKAMINARADVNQLLPLKYHWAWEKYLAGCSNHWMPTEVAMQADIALWKSDDGLTGDERFMLKRNLGFFATAESLVANNVVLAVYRHLTNPECRQYLLRQAFEEAVHGHAFCYICESLGLDEGELFNMYREIPSITEKDSWALRYTRNLEDPEFATGTPETDQAFLRDLVAFYVVFEGMWFYTGFAQILSLGRRNKMVGIAEQYQYILRDESIHLNFGIDVINQIKAENPHLWSPGFQEEIRSMLTEACELEVAYGRETMPRGVLGLNAELCEQYMHFITDRRAEQLGLAPIFGETRNPFPWMSEVMDLAKEKNFFETRVTEYQTGGGLEWD, from the coding sequence ATGACACACGCGTTCGACACCGACACGACCGGCCTCGGCGAGATCCACCGGGACGCGGGACGTGTCGCCGTGGACGAGAAGGCGATGATCAACGCCCGCGCCGACGTGAACCAGCTGCTGCCGCTGAAGTACCACTGGGCGTGGGAGAAGTACCTCGCGGGATGCAGCAACCACTGGATGCCGACCGAGGTCGCCATGCAGGCCGACATCGCGCTGTGGAAGTCCGACGACGGACTCACCGGGGACGAGCGGTTCATGCTCAAACGCAACCTCGGATTCTTCGCCACGGCGGAGTCCCTGGTGGCCAACAACGTCGTGCTGGCCGTCTACCGCCACCTCACCAACCCGGAGTGCCGCCAGTACCTGCTGCGCCAGGCGTTCGAGGAGGCGGTGCACGGGCACGCGTTCTGCTACATCTGCGAGAGCCTCGGGCTGGACGAGGGAGAACTGTTCAACATGTACCGGGAGATCCCCTCCATAACGGAGAAGGACTCCTGGGCGCTGCGCTACACCCGGAATCTGGAGGACCCGGAATTCGCCACCGGGACCCCGGAGACGGACCAGGCGTTCCTGCGGGACCTGGTGGCGTTCTACGTCGTGTTCGAGGGAATGTGGTTCTACACCGGTTTCGCGCAGATACTCTCGCTGGGGCGGCGGAACAAGATGGTGGGAATCGCCGAGCAGTACCAGTACATTCTGCGGGACGAATCGATTCACCTGAATTTCGGGATCGACGTCATCAACCAGATCAAGGCGGAGAACCCGCACCTGTGGAGCCCGGGCTTCCAGGAGGAGATCCGGTCCATGCTCACCGAGGCGTGCGAGCTGGAGGTCGCCTACGGGCGCGAGACGATGCCGCGCGGTGTCCTGGGGCTCAACGCCGAGCTGTGCGAGCAGTACATGCACTTCATCACCGACCGGCGCGCGGAACAGCTCGGCCTCGCGCCGATCTTCGGGGAGACCCGCAACCCCTTCCCGTGGATGTCGGAGGTGATGGACCTGGCCAAGGAGAAGAACTTCTTCGAGACCCGGGTGACCGAGTACCAGACGGGAGGCGGCCTGGAGTGGGACTGA
- a CDS encoding Uma2 family endonuclease, with product MSIPSKEPTVSSSSPAQPLPDWFLPPPGGWTADDLDRLPPEAPRHLELIDGALIVMSPHRSFRARVMMRMGYELDQQAPDGVGVEIEMSVKLGQRQRPEPDIVAFREPQEPDLDRTYHSPADVLLVVEIVSEESAERDRKTKPLKYAEAGIRHFWRVEEESGSPVVYVYERDDVTGSYAPVTVARERLAVSAPFAVDLNVRGLLPRSG from the coding sequence ATGTCGATCCCGTCAAAGGAGCCGACAGTGTCCTCGTCGTCACCCGCCCAACCGTTGCCCGACTGGTTCCTCCCACCGCCCGGCGGCTGGACGGCCGACGACCTCGATCGGCTCCCGCCCGAGGCGCCGCGCCACCTCGAGTTGATCGACGGAGCCCTCATCGTGATGTCGCCCCACCGGTCCTTCCGTGCCCGTGTCATGATGCGCATGGGTTACGAACTGGACCAGCAGGCGCCGGACGGTGTCGGCGTGGAGATCGAGATGTCGGTCAAACTCGGGCAGCGTCAACGCCCGGAGCCTGACATCGTCGCCTTCCGCGAACCGCAGGAACCCGACCTCGACCGTACGTACCACTCGCCGGCGGATGTGCTCCTCGTCGTGGAGATCGTCTCAGAGGAGTCCGCGGAACGCGATCGGAAAACCAAGCCGTTGAAATACGCCGAGGCGGGCATACGACATTTCTGGCGTGTCGAGGAGGAGTCGGGCTCTCCTGTCGTCTACGTCTACGAACGTGACGATGTGACCGGGAGTTACGCTCCCGTCACCGTCGCCCGGGAACGTCTCGCGGTTAGCGCGCCGTTCGCCGTCGACCTGAACGTACGGGGGCTCCTTCCCCGCTCTGGATGA
- a CDS encoding TauD/TfdA family dioxygenase, with protein sequence MTPDGPSNAHDLHLETGEGVIVDNTRWLHGRRGFSGERVMLRALGTHRTDMAVSSEFFSTWALPTE encoded by the coding sequence ATCACGCCAGACGGTCCGAGCAACGCCCACGATCTCCACCTGGAAACGGGAGAGGGCGTCATCGTGGACAACACCCGTTGGCTGCACGGCCGCCGCGGCTTCTCGGGTGAACGCGTCATGCTTCGTGCTCTGGGAACCCACCGCACCGATATGGCCGTGTCCTCAGAGTTCTTCTCCACCTGGGCGCTTCCGACCGAATAA
- a CDS encoding putative glycolipid-binding domain-containing protein translates to MPLTHDLPAAWTRTDVAEGLGLGTLIAEPCGFTLEANETVAGAQERFSCRFTVHTDLAWVTRNARVETLSPEGAHVVELSGSGGRWTVNGNHAPELDGCVDVDVAATPLTNTLPIRRLGLGPGEFRDIAVARVEVPSLRVCRVAQRYTRLHSSTGPQRYECRGNRFGTHEITVDREGMVLDYEGLAKRLR, encoded by the coding sequence ATGCCCCTCACGCACGACCTGCCCGCCGCCTGGACCCGGACCGACGTCGCGGAAGGGTTGGGACTGGGTACGCTCATCGCCGAACCGTGCGGCTTCACGCTGGAGGCCAACGAGACCGTCGCCGGGGCGCAAGAGCGGTTCTCCTGCCGGTTCACCGTCCACACCGACCTGGCGTGGGTCACCCGCAACGCCCGGGTGGAGACGCTGTCGCCCGAGGGCGCCCACGTGGTCGAACTGTCCGGCAGCGGCGGCCGCTGGACGGTCAACGGGAACCACGCCCCCGAACTCGACGGCTGCGTGGACGTGGACGTCGCCGCCACCCCGCTGACCAACACCCTGCCGATCCGGCGCCTGGGGCTGGGGCCCGGGGAGTTCCGCGACATCGCGGTCGCGCGCGTCGAGGTTCCCAGCCTGCGGGTGTGTCGGGTCGCGCAACGCTACACCAGGTTGCACAGCAGTACCGGGCCGCAACGTTACGAGTGCCGCGGCAACCGCTTCGGCACCCACGAGATCACCGTCGACCGGGAGGGCATGGTCCTGGACTACGAGGGGCTGGCCAAACGTCTCCGGTGA
- a CDS encoding helix-turn-helix domain-containing protein has product MRLATLRRWRGMTQAQLAGLSGVTTSYISMLENGRRLLDRRSHISSLAAALEVSETDLVGGPHLTPDAEQARPHTVIPPLETALTTNRLHDAVVVEARPLGELARLVRETTTLQRQANYIALVDSLPNLLDELHFHVSHGREHEQRQALDLLIETCSTATMTAKHLGYPQLAHIAATRAVEAAHVLDTPVYRARADYLRIQTLTHGRHGWERNLHVASQTADRLQELRRGDAMSLCPLGMVTLTAGLAAASALREQEAYNWLEEAEALARHVPNSPKSNWGSFSMENVRIWRVAIQVELQTPPKQVRSSAYEVDIDRFWNSRIAALHADVGRALARDPSTGDDAVPWLSQAERYAPQAIRNNARVHEAVSVLTERARRNASGRALRGMAARMGVPH; this is encoded by the coding sequence ATGCGGTTGGCCACCCTGCGCCGGTGGCGCGGTATGACCCAGGCACAACTCGCTGGCCTAAGCGGGGTAACCACCAGTTATATCTCTATGCTGGAGAACGGCAGGAGATTGTTGGATCGGCGCAGTCACATTTCGTCTCTTGCCGCCGCTCTGGAAGTGTCTGAGACGGATCTGGTGGGAGGCCCACACCTCACCCCTGATGCCGAACAGGCCCGCCCCCATACGGTGATACCGCCGCTGGAGACCGCACTGACGACCAATCGGTTGCACGATGCCGTCGTCGTGGAGGCACGGCCATTGGGGGAGCTGGCCCGCCTGGTGCGGGAGACGACAACACTGCAGCGCCAAGCAAACTACATCGCACTGGTCGACTCCCTACCGAACTTGCTCGACGAACTCCATTTCCACGTCTCTCACGGACGGGAACATGAGCAGCGTCAGGCGCTGGATCTGTTGATCGAAACGTGTTCCACAGCCACTATGACCGCCAAACATTTGGGTTATCCCCAGTTGGCGCACATCGCTGCCACTCGTGCGGTTGAGGCCGCGCATGTGCTGGATACACCCGTATACCGGGCGCGCGCAGATTATCTGCGGATACAGACCTTGACACACGGTCGCCACGGGTGGGAACGCAACCTGCACGTGGCGAGCCAAACCGCCGACCGACTGCAGGAGCTGCGTAGGGGCGATGCGATGTCGCTGTGCCCACTGGGAATGGTGACCCTGACAGCAGGGCTCGCGGCGGCTTCAGCGTTGCGGGAGCAGGAAGCCTACAACTGGCTGGAGGAGGCCGAGGCTCTCGCCCGTCACGTACCCAACTCCCCCAAGTCGAACTGGGGATCGTTCTCAATGGAGAACGTCAGAATTTGGAGAGTAGCCATCCAGGTGGAGCTGCAGACTCCGCCGAAACAGGTGCGGTCATCGGCCTATGAGGTTGATATCGACAGATTCTGGAACTCCCGGATAGCAGCGCTACACGCTGATGTGGGACGGGCGCTGGCCCGCGATCCCAGCACAGGAGACGATGCGGTGCCGTGGCTGTCGCAGGCGGAACGGTACGCGCCGCAAGCCATCCGCAACAACGCACGGGTACACGAGGCGGTGTCAGTGTTAACTGAACGCGCCCGGCGGAATGCCAGTGGACGCGCTCTGCGGGGAATGGCTGCCCGCATGGGAGTTCCACACTAG
- a CDS encoding FxLD family lanthipeptide gives MDSPDFRDLDLDVTFLEQSVAAVELMNQTSDNCGSSNESACVGCFTE, from the coding sequence ATGGACTCCCCGGACTTTCGTGACCTCGACCTGGACGTGACCTTCCTGGAGCAGAGCGTGGCCGCCGTCGAGCTGATGAACCAGACCAGTGACAACTGTGGCAGCTCCAACGAAAGCGCCTGTGTGGGCTGCTTCACCGAATGA
- the putP gene encoding sodium/proline symporter PutP yields the protein MNSSTVASTATFVAYFVVMVAIGLWVYKRTVSLSDFVLGGRRLNSWVAGLSANASDFSGWLLLGLPGAVYLSGLGETWIPVGLALGLIGSWILMAGRLRVYTERATDARSGGDSDSLTLSSYLENRFGDRSGLLRAVSAILILVFYVFYVASGLVAIGDLFAQVFGMPAEVAILAGVLIVVLYTFLGGFLAVSYTDVLQAVMMWIALLIVPVVGILVITADPVTGVEGDFDSVLSGVEGTLGDALAPMVIISGLAWAFGYFGQPHILARFMGIRSAGEVRQAGIISVGWQITAMIMAVAVAFTGVVYFSEPVENSEQIFPNLIQALMNPWVAGFLLAAILAAVMSTADSQLLVASSALTEDGYRAFVKRDASPMSLVWISRGAVIGVALVAAGIALSGNSSVMELVGYAWAGFGAGFGPVILTSLYWRNMNRVGALAGMLGGGVVAIVWDIVDTSGLALGPLTVGPLETGLYSMVPAVVVSFAGIFLFNMLGRTTQQMADDFNRVDEEFQREKHEAGV from the coding sequence GTGAATAGTTCCACCGTGGCATCGACTGCCACCTTCGTCGCGTATTTCGTGGTGATGGTGGCGATCGGCCTCTGGGTCTACAAGCGGACCGTGTCACTGTCCGACTTCGTGCTCGGCGGCCGCCGGCTGAACAGTTGGGTGGCCGGTCTGAGCGCCAACGCCAGTGACTTCAGCGGCTGGCTGCTGCTGGGTCTGCCCGGCGCCGTCTACCTCTCCGGCCTCGGCGAGACGTGGATCCCCGTCGGTCTGGCACTGGGTCTCATCGGAAGCTGGATCCTGATGGCCGGCCGGCTGCGCGTCTACACCGAACGCGCCACCGACGCCCGCAGCGGTGGTGACTCGGACTCGCTCACGCTGTCCTCCTACCTGGAGAACCGGTTCGGCGACCGAAGCGGCCTGCTGCGGGCCGTCTCCGCCATCCTGATCCTGGTCTTCTACGTCTTCTACGTCGCCTCCGGCCTCGTCGCCATCGGCGACCTGTTCGCGCAGGTCTTCGGCATGCCGGCGGAGGTGGCGATCCTCGCCGGTGTGCTCATCGTCGTGCTCTACACCTTCCTCGGCGGTTTCCTCGCGGTGAGCTACACCGACGTGCTGCAGGCGGTGATGATGTGGATCGCCCTGCTCATCGTGCCCGTCGTGGGAATCCTCGTGATCACCGCCGACCCCGTCACGGGTGTGGAGGGCGACTTCGACTCCGTCCTGAGCGGCGTGGAGGGAACCCTGGGCGACGCCCTGGCGCCGATGGTGATCATCTCGGGTCTGGCCTGGGCGTTCGGCTACTTCGGCCAACCGCACATCCTCGCGCGGTTCATGGGTATCCGCTCCGCGGGGGAGGTGCGCCAGGCCGGGATCATCAGCGTCGGCTGGCAGATCACCGCGATGATCATGGCGGTCGCCGTCGCCTTCACCGGTGTCGTCTACTTCTCCGAGCCGGTCGAGAACTCGGAGCAGATCTTCCCCAACCTGATCCAGGCCCTGATGAACCCCTGGGTCGCCGGGTTCCTGCTGGCGGCCATCCTGGCCGCGGTCATGAGCACCGCCGACTCCCAGCTGCTGGTCGCCTCCTCGGCCCTGACCGAGGACGGCTACCGGGCGTTCGTGAAACGCGACGCCTCTCCCATGTCGCTCGTGTGGATCAGCCGCGGTGCCGTCATCGGCGTCGCGCTCGTCGCCGCCGGCATCGCCCTGTCCGGCAACAGCAGCGTCATGGAGCTGGTCGGATACGCCTGGGCCGGGTTCGGCGCCGGGTTCGGGCCCGTGATCCTGACGTCGCTGTACTGGCGGAACATGAACCGCGTCGGAGCGCTCGCCGGGATGCTGGGCGGCGGTGTCGTCGCCATCGTGTGGGACATCGTCGACACCAGCGGGCTGGCGCTCGGACCCCTCACCGTGGGGCCGCTGGAGACCGGCCTGTACTCGATGGTGCCCGCCGTCGTCGTGAGCTTCGCCGGTATCTTCCTCTTCAACATGCTGGGCCGGACCACCCAGCAGATGGCTGACGACTTCAACCGCGTGGACGAGGAGTTCCAGCGGGAGAAGCACGAGGCCGGCGTCTGA
- a CDS encoding flavoprotein, whose translation MLYLVTSGAPSPQEPVADLVRQLHQRGWEVAVLSTPMGQRFHDLEAIERTTGASTWVEWRRPGTGTALPPPQVILACPLTFTTLNKVAAGIGDTMAAAVMCEMLGAGVPTVVAPQINAKLSGHIACETSISAVRSMGARVVHDMEEAAGYRLPAWSTVVSTVEEVADNPTTET comes from the coding sequence ATGCTGTATCTCGTGACCTCCGGAGCTCCGTCCCCCCAAGAACCAGTTGCTGACCTTGTACGGCAGTTGCACCAGCGCGGTTGGGAGGTGGCTGTCCTGTCCACCCCGATGGGGCAGCGATTCCATGACCTGGAAGCGATAGAGCGTACTACGGGTGCATCGACATGGGTGGAGTGGCGCCGCCCCGGCACGGGAACGGCGTTGCCACCACCACAGGTGATACTGGCCTGCCCGCTCACGTTCACTACCCTTAACAAGGTTGCCGCAGGAATCGGTGACACTATGGCGGCTGCGGTGATGTGCGAAATGCTGGGGGCTGGTGTCCCCACGGTTGTGGCCCCTCAGATCAACGCCAAGCTCTCCGGCCATATCGCCTGTGAAACCAGTATCTCAGCGGTGCGGTCTATGGGCGCTCGCGTCGTCCATGACATGGAAGAGGCAGCGGGTTACCGCCTTCCCGCGTGGTCCACAGTGGTCTCCACGGTGGAAGAGGTGGCAGATAATCCCACAACAGAGACATAA
- a CDS encoding ribonucleoside-diphosphate reductase subunit alpha — translation MAVDTGTVAAEPDTAAAHSIEHRVAQACADLPGVDAAAVLAEARRNIYPGITPGEQELALIMAARAFVETDPDYSHVAARLLLDALRREALTFLTGRAEEADQERMAERYPAYFADYVTRGVEVGQIDPRLAAFDLDRLGAALRPERDLDFTLLGLQTLYDRYLLQTGGTRYELPQAFFMRVAMGLARDEDDPEGRAVEFYELLSSFDFMCSTPTLFNSGTPRPQLSSCFLTTVSDDLGSIFHGLSNNALLSKYSGGLGNDWTPVRGIGAHIRGTNGKSQGVVPFLKIANDTAVAVNQGGRRKGAVCGYLETWHIDIEEFLDLRRNTGDDRRRTHDMNTANWVPDLFLQRVEADAQWTLFSPDEVSDLHDLYGEEFAAAYTAHERAADEGRIAVWRRVSAVDLWRRMLTALYETGHPWITFKDPANLRSPQQHTGVVHSSNLCTEITLNTSADEVAVCNLGSVNLARHVTADGIDTQRLRRTVRTAVRMLDNVIDANFYTVPEAERANRRHRPVGLGVMGVQDALFRLRTPMASREAVEFADTSTELVSYHAIAASTDLAEERGSYDSFPGSLWSRGELPIDSLARLSSARGGDLDVDTTARLDWEPLRRRVRTVGMRNSNVLALAPTATIANITGVGQSIEPIYRNLYVKSNMSGDFTVVNPYLVHDLKQRGLWDADMVARLKTHDGSLGAIDRVPRQLRELYATAFEIDPSWLVDAAARRQKWLDQAQSLNLYLAEPSGRKLDALYRRAWRGGVKTTYYLRSQGATRVEKSTLAGVDGALNAVAAVPDPAPGAAARHGDTCPADEPDCEACQ, via the coding sequence ATGGCCGTCGACACCGGCACCGTAGCCGCGGAACCGGACACCGCCGCCGCGCACTCGATCGAACACCGGGTGGCGCAGGCCTGCGCGGACCTGCCCGGGGTGGACGCCGCAGCGGTCCTCGCCGAAGCCCGCCGCAACATCTATCCCGGAATCACCCCCGGCGAGCAGGAACTCGCGCTGATCATGGCGGCCCGCGCGTTCGTCGAGACCGACCCGGACTACTCGCACGTCGCCGCGCGCCTGCTGCTGGACGCGCTGCGCCGCGAGGCCCTGACGTTCCTGACCGGCCGCGCCGAGGAGGCCGACCAGGAACGGATGGCGGAGCGCTACCCCGCCTACTTCGCCGACTACGTCACCCGCGGGGTGGAGGTAGGCCAGATCGACCCCCGCCTGGCCGCGTTCGACCTCGACCGGCTCGGCGCCGCGCTGCGGCCCGAACGCGACCTGGACTTCACCCTCCTCGGTCTGCAGACCCTCTACGACCGCTACCTGCTGCAGACCGGCGGGACCCGCTACGAGCTCCCGCAGGCGTTCTTCATGCGGGTGGCCATGGGGCTCGCCCGCGACGAGGACGACCCGGAGGGGCGCGCCGTCGAGTTCTACGAGCTGCTCTCCTCGTTCGACTTCATGTGCTCCACCCCCACCCTGTTCAACTCCGGAACGCCGCGCCCCCAGCTGTCCTCCTGCTTCCTCACCACCGTCTCCGACGACCTCGGCTCCATCTTCCACGGGCTGAGCAACAACGCCCTGCTGTCCAAGTACTCCGGCGGGCTGGGCAACGACTGGACGCCCGTCCGCGGCATCGGGGCGCACATCCGCGGCACCAACGGCAAGAGCCAGGGCGTGGTCCCGTTCCTGAAGATCGCCAACGACACGGCGGTGGCGGTCAACCAGGGCGGGCGGCGCAAAGGCGCCGTGTGCGGGTACCTGGAGACCTGGCACATCGACATCGAGGAGTTCCTCGACCTGCGGAGGAACACCGGCGACGACCGCCGCCGCACCCACGACATGAACACCGCCAACTGGGTCCCGGACCTGTTCCTGCAGCGGGTGGAGGCCGACGCGCAGTGGACGCTGTTCTCGCCGGACGAGGTCAGCGACCTGCACGACCTCTACGGGGAGGAGTTCGCCGCGGCCTACACCGCCCACGAGCGGGCGGCCGACGAGGGGCGGATCGCGGTGTGGCGGCGGGTGAGCGCCGTGGACCTGTGGCGGCGGATGCTCACCGCGCTGTACGAGACCGGACACCCGTGGATCACGTTCAAGGACCCCGCCAACCTGCGCTCGCCGCAGCAGCACACCGGGGTGGTGCACTCCTCCAACCTGTGCACCGAGATCACCCTGAACACCAGCGCCGACGAGGTGGCGGTGTGCAACCTCGGGTCGGTCAACCTGGCCCGGCACGTGACCGCCGACGGGATCGACACCCAGCGACTGCGCCGCACCGTGCGTACCGCCGTGCGGATGCTGGACAACGTGATCGACGCGAATTTCTACACCGTCCCCGAGGCGGAGCGGGCCAACAGGCGGCACCGGCCGGTCGGACTGGGCGTCATGGGCGTGCAGGACGCGCTGTTCCGGCTGCGGACACCGATGGCCTCCCGGGAGGCGGTGGAGTTCGCCGACACGAGCACGGAACTGGTCAGCTACCACGCCATCGCCGCCTCCACCGACCTGGCCGAGGAACGCGGCAGCTACGACAGCTTCCCCGGGTCGCTGTGGAGCCGCGGGGAGCTGCCGATCGACTCGCTCGCGCGTCTCTCCTCGGCCCGCGGCGGCGACCTCGACGTCGACACCACGGCCCGGCTGGACTGGGAACCGCTGCGGCGGCGGGTGCGCACCGTGGGGATGCGCAACTCCAACGTGCTGGCCCTGGCCCCCACCGCCACCATCGCCAACATCACCGGTGTCGGCCAGTCGATCGAACCCATCTACCGCAACCTGTACGTGAAGTCGAACATGTCCGGCGACTTCACCGTGGTCAACCCCTACCTGGTGCACGACCTGAAACAGCGCGGGCTGTGGGACGCGGACATGGTGGCGCGGCTGAAGACGCACGACGGCAGCCTGGGCGCCATCGACCGGGTCCCCCGACAGCTGCGGGAACTGTACGCGACCGCGTTCGAGATCGACCCGTCCTGGCTGGTCGACGCGGCCGCGCGGCGGCAGAAGTGGCTCGACCAGGCGCAGTCGCTGAACCTGTACCTGGCCGAACCCAGCGGCCGGAAACTCGACGCGCTGTACCGCCGCGCGTGGCGCGGCGGGGTGAAGACGACCTACTACCTGCGCTCGCAGGGGGCCACGCGGGTGGAGAAGAGCACCCTGGCCGGGGTGGACGGTGCCCTCAACGCCGTCGCGGCGGTCCCGGACCCCGCGCCGGGGGCGGCCGCCCGGCACGGCGACACCTGCCCCGCCGACGAGCCGGACTGCGAAGCCTGCCAGTGA
- a CDS encoding VOC family protein, translating to MARLGLVTLVVDDYDTAVAYYTRVLGFELREDTPLGGGKRWVVVALPGSREAGVLLARAATPEQRARVGDQTGGRVALFLDTDDFWRDYHRMLAAGVVFEGPPRHESYGSVAVFRDPYGNRWDLRRLGT from the coding sequence ATGGCCCGCCTCGGACTCGTGACCCTCGTCGTCGACGACTACGACACCGCCGTCGCCTACTACACGCGCGTTCTCGGTTTCGAGCTCCGCGAGGACACCCCGCTGGGCGGCGGGAAACGCTGGGTGGTGGTGGCACTGCCCGGGTCCCGGGAGGCCGGCGTGTTGCTGGCCCGCGCCGCCACACCCGAACAGCGGGCCCGCGTCGGCGACCAGACCGGCGGCCGGGTCGCCCTGTTCCTGGACACCGACGACTTCTGGCGGGACTACCACCGGATGCTCGCCGCCGGTGTGGTGTTCGAGGGTCCGCCCCGGCACGAGAGCTACGGCAGCGTCGCCGTCTTCCGCGACCCCTACGGCAACCGGTGGGACCTCCGCCGGCTCGGCACCTGA
- the fxlM gene encoding methyltransferase, FxLD system, with protein MDTETTGSDRAAPLREAMIEELRGLNAVRTEAVAAALHRVPRHLFLPEESTEHAYAAERALVTKRNEQGVSLSSVSAARIQAFMLEQADLRSGMRVLEIGSGGYNAALISELVGPEGEVTSIDIDPDVVSRARRLLPAAGYDQVRTCVTDGAHGVPQYAPFDRVLVTVETADIAPAWVDQLTASGRIVVPLRLRGLTRSVSFERVSDQLVSRDYEVCGFVPMRGAAAHQEQLVVLHEDEDAHVGMRLDGWHVERSEPLRQALPEAGVQAWSQVTMGRGLPYDDLDLWLATVLDNYALLVASRAARDRGLVTSASPMGISALIDDEGTSFAYLTMRPTDQQRTVFEFGATAHGPRAEQTAQRLVARVQAWDRQVRGQRAHLRAHPSNAPETAMPRGRVIERPTHRFTISWPASQY; from the coding sequence GTGGACACGGAGACAACTGGCTCTGACCGCGCCGCGCCCCTGCGCGAGGCGATGATCGAGGAGCTGCGCGGGCTGAACGCGGTGCGCACCGAGGCAGTCGCGGCAGCGCTGCACCGGGTTCCCCGTCATCTTTTCCTGCCGGAGGAGAGCACGGAGCACGCCTATGCCGCCGAGCGGGCGTTGGTGACCAAACGCAACGAGCAGGGGGTGTCGCTGAGTTCGGTCAGTGCCGCCCGGATCCAAGCATTCATGCTGGAACAGGCCGACCTTCGTTCCGGGATGCGTGTGCTGGAAATCGGCTCGGGTGGATACAACGCTGCCCTGATTTCTGAGCTGGTTGGCCCTGAGGGCGAGGTCACCAGCATCGACATCGATCCTGATGTAGTTAGTCGGGCCCGTCGCCTGCTTCCTGCAGCCGGATACGACCAGGTACGCACGTGTGTGACCGACGGCGCCCACGGTGTTCCCCAGTACGCTCCTTTCGACCGCGTCCTGGTCACCGTTGAGACGGCCGATATCGCACCAGCGTGGGTGGACCAACTCACCGCCTCCGGGCGAATCGTCGTTCCACTACGGTTGCGAGGGTTGACCCGGTCGGTGTCGTTCGAACGCGTCTCCGACCAGTTGGTCTCCCGTGACTATGAAGTGTGCGGTTTCGTTCCGATGCGCGGCGCTGCCGCGCATCAGGAGCAGCTGGTGGTGCTGCATGAGGACGAGGACGCCCATGTGGGGATGCGGCTGGACGGCTGGCACGTGGAGAGATCCGAACCGTTGCGGCAGGCACTGCCGGAGGCGGGTGTGCAGGCGTGGTCGCAGGTCACCATGGGTCGCGGGTTGCCCTACGACGACCTCGACCTGTGGCTGGCCACCGTTCTGGACAATTACGCGCTGCTGGTGGCCAGCCGGGCGGCACGTGACCGGGGGCTGGTCACCTCCGCCTCGCCGATGGGGATCTCCGCTCTCATAGATGATGAGGGCACCTCGTTTGCCTACCTGACGATGCGCCCGACGGACCAGCAGCGCACGGTGTTCGAGTTCGGAGCCACGGCCCATGGACCCCGTGCTGAGCAGACCGCCCAGCGTCTGGTGGCCCGTGTCCAGGCCTGGGATCGCCAGGTTCGGGGACAGCGGGCGCACCTGCGGGCCCATCCCTCCAACGCGCCCGAAACGGCCATGCCAAGGGGACGTGTCATAGAACGTCCCACTCATCGCTTCACGATCTCCTGGCCCGCTTCACAGTACTGA